From the Jatrophihabitans endophyticus genome, one window contains:
- a CDS encoding GIDE domain-containing protein, protein MRNPGQLLPDHAAVLATLGRSTPVAPGAARPGTVVRTVGTAAAGPGGLLTAPLSGQPCVWFRVLEARHPAWQTLGVGVVPTPAIPPVVGSDVGFPAAEATDHESGEPFAVVGGGGAVLVDPARADVDTPVVPVDGAEGEFRVTTYTLRREWILEEGAEVFVAGAVAGDMGAPVLRATPADCLVVSARGERYVVERARATVAAVPAATARSQRALLVGLLVGGAVMLAVLVALAVVLVG, encoded by the coding sequence GTGCGCAACCCCGGTCAGCTGCTGCCCGACCACGCCGCCGTCCTCGCGACCCTCGGCCGTTCGACCCCCGTCGCGCCGGGCGCGGCGCGCCCCGGAACCGTCGTCCGGACCGTGGGGACGGCCGCGGCGGGGCCCGGCGGCCTGCTGACCGCGCCGCTCTCGGGCCAGCCGTGCGTGTGGTTCCGCGTACTCGAGGCCCGTCACCCCGCCTGGCAGACGCTGGGTGTGGGCGTGGTGCCGACACCGGCCATCCCGCCGGTGGTCGGTTCCGACGTCGGCTTCCCCGCCGCGGAGGCGACCGACCACGAGTCGGGCGAGCCGTTCGCGGTGGTGGGCGGCGGGGGCGCCGTGCTCGTCGACCCGGCCCGCGCCGACGTGGACACGCCGGTCGTCCCCGTCGACGGCGCGGAGGGCGAGTTTCGCGTCACGACCTACACGCTGCGCCGCGAGTGGATCCTCGAAGAAGGTGCCGAGGTGTTCGTCGCCGGCGCCGTGGCCGGGGACATGGGCGCGCCGGTGCTGCGCGCCACGCCCGCCGACTGCCTCGTCGTGAGCGCCCGCGGCGAGCGGTACGTCGTCGAGCGGGCGCGCGCGACCGTCGCGGCCGTGCCCGCGGCGACCGCGCGCTCGCAGCGTGCCCTGCTCGTCGGGCTGCTGGTCGGCGGCGCGGTGATGCTCGCCGTGCTCGTCGCCCTGGCCGTCGTGCTGGTGGGGTGA